One part of the Glycine soja cultivar W05 chromosome 11, ASM419377v2, whole genome shotgun sequence genome encodes these proteins:
- the LOC114374121 gene encoding transcription factor GTE4-like isoform X2 yields MASGPIVGDDGAKEKQRYTESKVYTRKAFKGPKNKGNAFSTVNAVPPPTAAATTNGGDNGSATATAVDYNKDNSTVDNGDVRAKDNSNNASVLPVPVPVPEDGNSARPQVNSRLDVISDDSSSLNRPRDEPLSVPGVRERSPGPENCVRISLASRSKQEKRELRRRLQGELIRVRSLVNGIEEKLGVLGGYGNSDRMVDRGIGNGIGAKRAHSEVASAVVTLREPTRPLHQLSVSVLENSQGVGEIVEKEKRTPKANQFYRNSEFLLAKDKFPPAESNKKSKLNGKKHGTGEMGLGMGSKLLKSCSSLLEKLMKHKHGWVFDTPVDVEGLGLHDYFSIITHPMDLGTVKSRLNKNWYRSPKEFAEDVRLTFHNAMTYNPKGQDVHIMAEQLSNIFEERWAIIESNYNREMTYGLDYGAPSPVSRKAPPFRPPPIDMRRILDRSESMTQPPKIMGITPSSRTPAPKKPKAKDPHKRDMTYEEKQKLSTHLQSLPSEKLDAIVQIIKKRNSALSQHDDEIEVDIDSVDTETLWELDRFVTNYKKSLSKNKRKAELAIQAREQAEQNAQQKSQAPVEVEIPTETQADERNVPPSLPEQGQVPVDNGSKTSSSSSSSSDSGSSSSDSDSDSSSASGSDAGSPKT; encoded by the exons ATGGCTTCGGGGCCAATAGTTGGAGATGATGGAGCGAAAGAGAAGCAGAGGTACACCGAGAGTAAGGTTTACACTAGGAAAGCGTTTAAAGGTCCTAAGAACAAAGGTAACGCCTTCAGCACCGTGAACGCTGTTCCTCCTCCTACAGCCGCAGCTACTACCAACGGCGGCGACAACGGTTCTGCTACCGCTACTGCCGTTGATTACAACAAGGATAACAGTACTGTCGATAATGGTGATGTTAGGGCTAAGGATAATAGCAACAACGCCTCGGTTCTGCCGGTGCCGGTTCCGGTGCCGGAGGATGGGAATTCAGCTCGGCCGCAAGTGAATTCGAGGTTGGATGTGATTTCAGATGACTCCTCCAGCTTGAACCGTCCTCGGGATGAGCCTTTGAGTGTTCCAGGCGTGCGAGAGCGGTCGCCGGGGCCAGAGAATTGTGTTAGGATCAGTTTGGCTTCGCGGTCTAAGCAAGAGAAGCGGGAGCTGAGGAGGAGGCTTCAGGGTGAGCTTATTAGGGTTAGGAGTTTGGTGAATGGGATTGAGGAGAAGTTGGGGGTGCTTGGTGGGTATGGTAATTCAGATAGGATGGTGGATCGTGGGATTGGAAATGGGATTGGAGCTAAGAGGGCTCACTCGGAGGTTGCATCTGCTGTTGTTACACTGCGAGAACCTACCCGGCCTTTGCATCAGTTGAGTGTCTCGGTGTTGGAGAATAGTCAAGGGGTTGGTGAAATTGTTGAAAAAGAGAAGAGGACGCCCAAGGCAAACCAGTTCTATCGCAATTCAGAGTTCTTGCTTGCCAAAGATAAGTTTCCACCTGCGGAGAGTAACAAAAAGTCTAAATTGAATGGCAAGAAGCATGGCACGGGTGAGATGGGACTTGGAATGGGTTCCAAGCTTTTAAAGAGTTGTAGCTCGTTGCTTGAGAAGTTGATGAAACATAAGCATGGTTGGGTGTTTGATACTCCGGTTGACGTGGAAGGTCTTGGTTTGCATGATTACTTTAGTATCATCACACATCCAATGGACTTGGGTACTGTGAAGTCAAGGCTGAACAAGAATTGGTACAGATCACCCAAGGAGTTTGCCGAGGATGTGAGACTTACATTTCATAATGCCATGACTTATAATCCCAAAGGGCAAGACGTTCATATAATGGCAGAGCAGCTATCTAACATATTTGAAGAAAGATGGGCTATAATAGAATCAAATTACAACCGTGAGATGACATATGGCCTGGATTATGGAGCTCCTTCACCCGTGTCTAGAAAGGCTCCTCCATTTCGGCCCCCACCAATTGATATGAGGCGGATTTTGGATAGGTCAGAATCAATGACACAACCTCCAAAAATCATGGGCATCACTCCTTCGTCTCGAACCCCTGCTCCCAAAAAGCCCAAGGCCAAAGATCCTCATAAGAGAGACATGACATATGAGGAAAAGCAGAAACTCAGCACACATCTTCAGAGTCTACCTTCTGAGAAGCTAGATGCAATTGTACAGATCATTAAGAAGAGAAATTCAGCACTTTCCCAACACGATGATGAAATTGAAGTGGACATTGATAGTGTGGATACTGAGACTCTCTGGGAGCTTGATAGATTTGTGACCAACTATAAGAAAAGTTTGAGCAAAAACAAGAGGAAGGCTGAGCTTGCTATTCAAGCTAGAGAACAAGCTGAGCAGAATGCCCAGCAGAAG AGTCAGGCACCAGTTGAAGTTGAGATTCCGACAGAAACACAAGCAG ATGAAAGAAATGTTCCCCCGTCGTTGCCTGAGCAAGGACAAGTTCCAGTGGATAATGGGAGTAAGACCAGTAGTTCAAGCAGCTCCAGCAGTGATTCAGGCTCTTCATCAAGTG atTCTGATAGTGATAGTTCCTCAGCCTCTGGGTCTGATGCAGGGTCACCAAAAACCTGA
- the LOC114374121 gene encoding transcription factor GTE4-like isoform X1, translated as MASGPIVGDDGAKEKQRYTESKVYTRKAFKGPKNKGNAFSTVNAVPPPTAAATTNGGDNGSATATAVDYNKDNSTVDNGDVRAKDNSNNASVLPVPVPVPEDGNSARPQVNSRLDVISDDSSSLNRPRDEPLSVPGVRERSPGPENCVRISLASRSKQEKRELRRRLQGELIRVRSLVNGIEEKLGVLGGYGNSDRMVDRGIGNGIGAKRAHSEVASAVVTLREPTRPLHQLSVSVLENSQGVGEIVEKEKRTPKANQFYRNSEFLLAKDKFPPAESNKKSKLNGKKHGTGEMGLGMGSKLLKSCSSLLEKLMKHKHGWVFDTPVDVEGLGLHDYFSIITHPMDLGTVKSRLNKNWYRSPKEFAEDVRLTFHNAMTYNPKGQDVHIMAEQLSNIFEERWAIIESNYNREMTYGLDYGAPSPVSRKAPPFRPPPIDMRRILDRSESMTQPPKIMGITPSSRTPAPKKPKAKDPHKRDMTYEEKQKLSTHLQSLPSEKLDAIVQIIKKRNSALSQHDDEIEVDIDSVDTETLWELDRFVTNYKKSLSKNKRKAELAIQAREQAEQNAQQKSQAPVEVEIPTETQAADERNVPPSLPEQGQVPVDNGSKTSSSSSSSSDSGSSSSDSDSDSSSASGSDAGSPKT; from the exons ATGGCTTCGGGGCCAATAGTTGGAGATGATGGAGCGAAAGAGAAGCAGAGGTACACCGAGAGTAAGGTTTACACTAGGAAAGCGTTTAAAGGTCCTAAGAACAAAGGTAACGCCTTCAGCACCGTGAACGCTGTTCCTCCTCCTACAGCCGCAGCTACTACCAACGGCGGCGACAACGGTTCTGCTACCGCTACTGCCGTTGATTACAACAAGGATAACAGTACTGTCGATAATGGTGATGTTAGGGCTAAGGATAATAGCAACAACGCCTCGGTTCTGCCGGTGCCGGTTCCGGTGCCGGAGGATGGGAATTCAGCTCGGCCGCAAGTGAATTCGAGGTTGGATGTGATTTCAGATGACTCCTCCAGCTTGAACCGTCCTCGGGATGAGCCTTTGAGTGTTCCAGGCGTGCGAGAGCGGTCGCCGGGGCCAGAGAATTGTGTTAGGATCAGTTTGGCTTCGCGGTCTAAGCAAGAGAAGCGGGAGCTGAGGAGGAGGCTTCAGGGTGAGCTTATTAGGGTTAGGAGTTTGGTGAATGGGATTGAGGAGAAGTTGGGGGTGCTTGGTGGGTATGGTAATTCAGATAGGATGGTGGATCGTGGGATTGGAAATGGGATTGGAGCTAAGAGGGCTCACTCGGAGGTTGCATCTGCTGTTGTTACACTGCGAGAACCTACCCGGCCTTTGCATCAGTTGAGTGTCTCGGTGTTGGAGAATAGTCAAGGGGTTGGTGAAATTGTTGAAAAAGAGAAGAGGACGCCCAAGGCAAACCAGTTCTATCGCAATTCAGAGTTCTTGCTTGCCAAAGATAAGTTTCCACCTGCGGAGAGTAACAAAAAGTCTAAATTGAATGGCAAGAAGCATGGCACGGGTGAGATGGGACTTGGAATGGGTTCCAAGCTTTTAAAGAGTTGTAGCTCGTTGCTTGAGAAGTTGATGAAACATAAGCATGGTTGGGTGTTTGATACTCCGGTTGACGTGGAAGGTCTTGGTTTGCATGATTACTTTAGTATCATCACACATCCAATGGACTTGGGTACTGTGAAGTCAAGGCTGAACAAGAATTGGTACAGATCACCCAAGGAGTTTGCCGAGGATGTGAGACTTACATTTCATAATGCCATGACTTATAATCCCAAAGGGCAAGACGTTCATATAATGGCAGAGCAGCTATCTAACATATTTGAAGAAAGATGGGCTATAATAGAATCAAATTACAACCGTGAGATGACATATGGCCTGGATTATGGAGCTCCTTCACCCGTGTCTAGAAAGGCTCCTCCATTTCGGCCCCCACCAATTGATATGAGGCGGATTTTGGATAGGTCAGAATCAATGACACAACCTCCAAAAATCATGGGCATCACTCCTTCGTCTCGAACCCCTGCTCCCAAAAAGCCCAAGGCCAAAGATCCTCATAAGAGAGACATGACATATGAGGAAAAGCAGAAACTCAGCACACATCTTCAGAGTCTACCTTCTGAGAAGCTAGATGCAATTGTACAGATCATTAAGAAGAGAAATTCAGCACTTTCCCAACACGATGATGAAATTGAAGTGGACATTGATAGTGTGGATACTGAGACTCTCTGGGAGCTTGATAGATTTGTGACCAACTATAAGAAAAGTTTGAGCAAAAACAAGAGGAAGGCTGAGCTTGCTATTCAAGCTAGAGAACAAGCTGAGCAGAATGCCCAGCAGAAG AGTCAGGCACCAGTTGAAGTTGAGATTCCGACAGAAACACAAGCAG CAGATGAAAGAAATGTTCCCCCGTCGTTGCCTGAGCAAGGACAAGTTCCAGTGGATAATGGGAGTAAGACCAGTAGTTCAAGCAGCTCCAGCAGTGATTCAGGCTCTTCATCAAGTG atTCTGATAGTGATAGTTCCTCAGCCTCTGGGTCTGATGCAGGGTCACCAAAAACCTGA